From a region of the Oryza sativa Japonica Group chromosome 6, ASM3414082v1 genome:
- the LOC4340511 gene encoding uncharacterized protein isoform X1, translating into MSNPESNPPPPSATSCPPPGSAAHAGHAPLCRSCGAPTTTPVPPPWSASSDSPPPAYRPIRMPAINAPTNTAAIVLSPVPQPLPVPPASPPFAFQVPAKRITSPDDIARFHASVHGRHFLGFVAALSASVHGRKLSDPLPSPPSPVVSALLELISALSAFVASTPPLPHNSRYGNPAFRLWHEKLSDSANQLIAPIMATAGSPDLAGAEAELAPYLLDSFGNATRIDYGTGHETNFAAFLYCLARLGLITEADYPAVVLRVFAAYLDLMRTLQDTYLLEPAGSHGVWGLDDYHFLPFIFGAAQLIDHKYMKPKSIHNPDILDNFSKEYMYLACVAYVKKVKKGPFAEHSPMLDDISGVPHWKKVNSGLLKMYKAEVLEKVPIMQHFLFGSLIKWED; encoded by the exons ATGTCCAACCCCGAATCgaacccaccaccaccatccgcCACATCCTGCCCGCCTCCCGGCTCCGCCGCGCACGCGGGCCACGCCCCGCTCTGCCGCTCCTGCGGCGCGCCCACGACGACGCCCGTGCCTCCCCCCTGGTCGGCGTCCTCCGACTCCCCGCCGCCTGCGTACCGCCCCATCCGCATGCCGGCCATCAACGCGCCCACCaacaccgccgccatcgtcctCTCCCCGGTGCCCCAGCCGCTCCCCGTgccgcccgcctccccgccgttcgccttccagGTCCCCGCCAAGCGCATCACCTCCCCCGACGACATCGCCCGCTTCCACGCCTCCGTCCACGGCCGCCACTTCCTCGGCTTCGtcgccgcgctctccgcctCCGTCCACGGCCGCAAGCTCTCCGACCCGCTCCCGTCCCCGCCATCCCCGGTCGTTTCCGCGCTCCTCGAGCTCATCTCCGCGCTCTCCGCCTTCGTCGCGTCCACCCCACCGCTCCCACACAACTCCCGCTACGGCAACCCCGCCTTCCGCCTGTGGCACGAGAAGCTCTCCGACTCGGCCAACCAGCTGATCGCTCCGATCATGGCCACCGCCGGGTCgcccgacctcgccggcgccgaggcCGAGCTTGCGCCGTACCTTCTCGACTCCTTCGGCAACGCCACCCGCATCGACTACGGCACGGGGCATGAGACCAACTTCGCGGCGTTCCTCTACTGCCTAGCACGGCTTGGGCTCATCACCGAGGCTGATTACCCCGCGGTTGTGCTACGGGTCTTCGCTGCATACCTGGACCTAATGCGCACGCTTCAGGACACCTACTTGCTGGAGCCCGCTGGCTCGCATGGCGTGTGGGGGCTCGACGATTACCACTTCCTCCCATTCATATTTGGCGCGGCGCAGTTGATTGATCACAAGTACATGAAGCCCAAGTCGATCCACAACCCGGATATCCTGGATAACTTCTCAAAGGAGTATATGTACCTCGCATGCGTTGCCTATGTGAAGAAGGTGAAGAAGGGGCCGTTCGCAGAGCACTCGCCAATGTTGGATGATATCAGTGGCGTACCACATTGGAAGAAGGTGAACAGCGGGCTGCTCAAGATGTACAAGGCTGAGGTGCTTGAGAAAGTGCCGATTATGCAGCATTTCCTCTTTGGTTCACTCATCAAATG ggagGACTGA
- the LOC4340511 gene encoding uncharacterized protein isoform X2, whose translation MPAINAPTNTAAIVLSPVPQPLPVPPASPPFAFQVPAKRITSPDDIARFHASVHGRHFLGFVAALSASVHGRKLSDPLPSPPSPVVSALLELISALSAFVASTPPLPHNSRYGNPAFRLWHEKLSDSANQLIAPIMATAGSPDLAGAEAELAPYLLDSFGNATRIDYGTGHETNFAAFLYCLARLGLITEADYPAVVLRVFAAYLDLMRTLQDTYLLEPAGSHGVWGLDDYHFLPFIFGAAQLIDHKYMKPKSIHNPDILDNFSKEYMYLACVAYVKKVKKGPFAEHSPMLDDISGVPHWKKVNSGLLKMYKAEVLEKVPIMQHFLFGSLIKWYGS comes from the coding sequence ATGCCGGCCATCAACGCGCCCACCaacaccgccgccatcgtcctCTCCCCGGTGCCCCAGCCGCTCCCCGTgccgcccgcctccccgccgttcgccttccagGTCCCCGCCAAGCGCATCACCTCCCCCGACGACATCGCCCGCTTCCACGCCTCCGTCCACGGCCGCCACTTCCTCGGCTTCGtcgccgcgctctccgcctCCGTCCACGGCCGCAAGCTCTCCGACCCGCTCCCGTCCCCGCCATCCCCGGTCGTTTCCGCGCTCCTCGAGCTCATCTCCGCGCTCTCCGCCTTCGTCGCGTCCACCCCACCGCTCCCACACAACTCCCGCTACGGCAACCCCGCCTTCCGCCTGTGGCACGAGAAGCTCTCCGACTCGGCCAACCAGCTGATCGCTCCGATCATGGCCACCGCCGGGTCgcccgacctcgccggcgccgaggcCGAGCTTGCGCCGTACCTTCTCGACTCCTTCGGCAACGCCACCCGCATCGACTACGGCACGGGGCATGAGACCAACTTCGCGGCGTTCCTCTACTGCCTAGCACGGCTTGGGCTCATCACCGAGGCTGATTACCCCGCGGTTGTGCTACGGGTCTTCGCTGCATACCTGGACCTAATGCGCACGCTTCAGGACACCTACTTGCTGGAGCCCGCTGGCTCGCATGGCGTGTGGGGGCTCGACGATTACCACTTCCTCCCATTCATATTTGGCGCGGCGCAGTTGATTGATCACAAGTACATGAAGCCCAAGTCGATCCACAACCCGGATATCCTGGATAACTTCTCAAAGGAGTATATGTACCTCGCATGCGTTGCCTATGTGAAGAAGGTGAAGAAGGGGCCGTTCGCAGAGCACTCGCCAATGTTGGATGATATCAGTGGCGTACCACATTGGAAGAAGGTGAACAGCGGGCTGCTCAAGATGTACAAGGCTGAGGTGCTTGAGAAAGTGCCGATTATGCAGCATTTCCTCTTTGGTTCACTCATCAAATGGTATGGATCATGA
- the LOC4340512 gene encoding protein EXORDIUM-like 2: MAERVTKALMRPLLCYIIVVAVAPAGCAAFNPRMLFLVKPDPIVLKDHHGVVLSGNVTVNVLYYGRFTPAQRAVVAGFVRSASAAQHPRVPSVAAWWSTTSLYRGGGARLRLGMQVMDERMSLGRSLSLDNVTALTRAAGHHRGAVTAVLTAPDVLVAPFCMSRCGVHGHGGGVGAHGRARYAYLWAGNPAQQCPGQCAWPFHQPVYGPQAPPLVPPNGDVGVDGMVISLAALLAGTVTNPFGDGYYQGDAGAGMEAATACAGVFGSGAFPGYPGKLLKDPVTGASYNAVGLAGRKYLLPALWDPTTSQCKTLV, from the coding sequence ATGGCGGAGCGCGTCACGAAGGCGTTGATGCGGCCATTGTTGTGTTACAttatcgtcgtcgccgtggcgcCGGCCGGGTGCGCGGCGTTCAACCCGCGGATGCTGTTCCTGGTGAAGCCCGATCCGATCGTGCTCAAGGATCACCATGGGGTGGTGCTCAGCGGGAACGTCACGGTCAATGTGCTCTACTATGGTCGGTTCACGCCGGCGCagcgcgccgtcgtggccggcTTCGTGCggtcggcctcggcggcgcaGCACCCGCGTGTGCCATCCGTGGCGGCGTGGTGGAGCACCACGTCGCTgtaccgcggcggcggcgcgcggctgcggctCGGGATGCAGGTCATGGACGAGCGGATGTCGCTCGGCCGGTCGCTCTCGCTGGACAACGTCACGGCGCtgacgagggcggcggggcaCCACCGCGGCGCCGTCACGGCGGTGCTCACGGCGCCCGACGTCCTCGTGGCGCCCTTCTGCATGTCGCGGTGCGGCGtccacggccacggcggcggcgtcggcgcgcacGGCAGGGCGCGGTACGCCTACCTGTGGGCGGGCAACCCGGCGCAGCAGTGCCCCGGCCAGTGCGCGTGGCCGTTCCACCAGCCGGTGTACGGGCCCCAGGCGCCGCCGCTCGTGCCGCCcaacggcgacgtcggcgtggaCGGCATGGTCATCagcctcgccgcgctcctcgccgGCACGGTGACGAACCCCTTCGGCGACGGGTACTACCagggcgacgccggcgccgggatGGAGGCCGCCACGGCGTGCGCCGGCGTCTTCGGCAGCGGCGCCTTCCCCGGCTACCCCGGCAAGCTGCTCAAGGACCCGGTCACCGGCGCCAGCTACAACGCCGTCGGGCTCGCCGGCCGGAAGTACCTGCTGCCGGCGTTGTGGGACCCCACGACGTCGCAGTGCAAGACACTTGTCTAG
- the LOC4340513 gene encoding protein PHOSPHATE-INDUCED 1 homolog has protein sequence MAKKQSLLLAMMLVVAGLAVSAMADRKLMSLVKPQPNQLTYHNGAVLSGDIPVSILWYGRFTPAQKAVVTDFVLSLAAPLQAAPAPSVSQWWGSIHRLYLSKAVAVGKNGGAHGGGGGGRAKNARVVLSGQVSDEGCSLGKSLKLSQLPTLAARARPGKGGVALVLTAQDVAVEGFCMSRCGTHGPVSRAGAAYAWVGNSATQCPGQCAWPFHQPVYGPQAAPLVPPSGDVGMDGMVINVASMVAGAVTNPFGDGFYQGERGAALEAATACTGVYGKGAYPGYAGALLVDKATGASYNAHGAHGRKYLLPALFDPDTSACSTLV, from the coding sequence ATGGCGAAGAAGCAGAGCTTGTTGCTTGCAATGATGCTCGTCGTCGCAGGATTGGCTGTGTCGGCGATGGCGGATAGGAAGCTGATGTCTTTGGTCAAGCCCCAGCCGAACCAGCTCACGTACCACAATGGCGCCGTGCTGAGCGGCGACATCCCCGTGTCGATCCTCTGGTACGGCCGGTTCACGCCGGCGCAGAAGGCCGTCGTCACCGACTTCGTCCTCTcgctcgccgcgccgctgcaggcggcgccggcgccgtcggtgTCGCAGTGGTGGGGTAGTATTCACCGGCTGTACCTCTCCAAGGCGGTGGCCGTCGGCAAGAACGggggcgcgcacggcggcggcggcggcggccgggccaaGAACGCGCGCGTGGTGCTGTCCGGGCAGGTCTCCGACGAAGGGTGCTCGCTGGGGAAGAGCCTGAAGCTGTCCCAGCTGCCCACgctggcggcgagggcgaggccggGGAAGGGCGGCGTCGCGCTGGTGCTGACGGCGCAGGACGTGGCGGTGGAGGGGTTCTGCATGAGCCGGTGCGGCACGCACGGGCCGGTGTCGCGCGCCGGCGCGGCGTACGCGTGGGTGGGCAACTCGGCGACGCAGTGCCCGGGGCAGTGCGCGTGGCCGTTCCACCAGCCGGTGTACGGTCCCCAGGCGGCGCCGCTGGTGCCACCCAGCGGCGACGTGGGCATGGACGGGATGGTGATCAACGTGGCCAGCATGGTGGCCGGCGCGGTGACCAACCCGTTCGGCGACGGGTTCTACCAGGgggagcgcggcgcggcgctggaGGCCGCGACGGCGTGCACGGGCGTGTACGGCAAGGGCGCGTACCCGGGCTACGCCGGCGCGCTGCTGGTGGACAAGGCCACCGGCGCCAGCTACAACGCGCACGGCGCGCACGGCCGGAAATACCTCCTCCCGGCGCTCTTCGACCCCGACACGTCCGCCTGCTCCACGCTCGTGTAA
- the LOC107275661 gene encoding protein EXORDIUM, with product MASCMMIPIIVLILVSMAANALADDRRQLQLMQDPAAGDVLSYHGGAVLSGDIPVSIVWYGKFAPSQKDIVVDFVQSLTSTSSSSQRAATPSAAQWWSTLATVYLSNATTGGGGKPAAATRVVLSGQVSDEEYSLGKTLTLVQVFQLAAGAAPKRGAVVLVLTDPDVVVEGFCSVRCGVHGSDAGAGYAYAWVGNAERQCPGQCAWPFAAPPYGPQGSPLGAPNGDVGTDGMVVTLASTLAGAVTNPFGDAYYQGDKDAALEACTACAGVYGSGSYPGYAGKVLVDEANGGSYNAIGGGGKRFLLPAIYNPATTGCCSTTV from the coding sequence ATGGCTTCGTGTATGATGATACCGATTATAGTGTTGATCCTAGTAAGCATGGCAGCGAACGCTCTGGCTGATGATCGGCGGCAACTCCAGCTGATGCAGgatccggccgccggcgacgtgctCTCGTAccacggcggcgcggtgctCAGCGGCGACATCCCGGTGTCGATCGTCTGGTACGGTAAGTTCGCGCCGTCGCAGAAGGACATCGTCGTCGACTTCGTGCAATCGCTGacgtccacgtcgtcgtcgtcgcagcggGCCGCGACGCCGTCGGCCGCGCAGTGGTGGAGCACCCTCGCGACGGTTTACCTGTCGAACGCGAccacaggcggcggcgggaagccggcggcggcgacgcgcgtcgtcCTGTCCGGTCAGGTGTCCGACGAGGAGTACTCCCTCGGCAAGACGCTGACGCTGGTCCAGGTCTtccagctcgccgccggcgcggcacCGAAGAGAGGCGCCGTCGTGCTGGTCCTCACCGACCcggacgtcgtcgtcgagggCTTCTGCAGCGTGCGCTGCGGCGTCCACGgctccgacgccggcgccgggtaCGCCTACGCGTGGGTGGGGAACGCCGAGCGCCAGTGCCCCGGACAGTGCGCGTGGCCGTTCGCGGCGCCGCCGTACGGGCCGCAGGGCTCGCCGCTGGGCGCGCCGAACGGCGACGTGGGAACGGACGGCATGGTGGTGACGCTCGCCAGCACGCTGGCCGGCGCGGTGACCAACCCGTTCGGCGACGCCTACTACCAGGGCGACAAGGACGCGGCGCTCGAGGCGTGCACGGCGTGCGCCGGCGTGTACGGGAGCGGCTCGTATCCCGGCTACGCCGGGAAGGTGCTCGTCGACGAGGCGAACGGCGGCAGCTACaacgccatcggcggcggcggcaagaggttTCTTCTCCCCGCCATTTACAACCCGGCGACCACTGGTTGTTGCTCTACGACGGTGTAG
- the LOC4340515 gene encoding protein PHOSPHATE-INDUCED 1, protein MGNLLDMKVVAMVAALVVMSLAGVSMAARRVPALLKSHVGDGISYHGGAVLGGDIPVTLVWYGKFKPAQKAIVVDFLLSLTATPPNATTPSAAQWWGAIAAGYLSSNATNVTTAARVVLANQTSDEEYSLGKSLTLVEVFQLAAGVVPDRGDLVVVLTDRDVAVEGFCSARCGVHGSDAGAGYAYAWAGDAERQCPGQCAWPFAKPPYGPKGEAALVPPNGDVGADGVVATLAGVLAGAVTNPFGDGYYLGDKDAALEACSACAGAYGSDSYPGYAGKVLVDETTGGSYNAVGAHGRKYLLPAVYDPATSRCTTLV, encoded by the coding sequence ATGGGTAACTTGCTTGATATGAAggtggtggcaatggtggcggcGCTAGTCGTCATGAGCTTGGCAGGGGTGTCCATGGCGGCACGGAGGGTGCCCGCGCTGCTGAAGAGCCACGTCGGCGACGGGATCTCCTaccacggcggcgccgtgctCGGCGGCGACATTCCCGTCACCCTCGTGTGGTACGGGAAGTTCAAGCCGGCGCAGAAGGCCATCGTCGTCgacttcctcctctccctcacgGCCACGCCACCGAACGCGACGACGCCCTCGGCCGCGCAGTGGTggggcgccatcgccgccggctaCCTGTCGTCCAACGCGACGAacgtgacgacggcggcgcgggtggtTCTCGCGAACCAGACCTCCGACGAGGAGTACTCCCTGGGGAAGTCGCTGACGCTGGTCGAGGTGTTCCAGCTCGCCGCCGGGGTTGTCCCCGACAGGGGCGACCTCGTGGTGGTGCTCACCGACCGGGACGTCGCCGTCGAGGGCTTCTGCAGCGCGCGCTGCGGCGTCCACGgctccgacgccggcgccgggtaCGCGTACGCGTGGGCGGGCGACGCCGAGCGCCAGTGCCCCGGGCAGTGCGCGTGGCCGTTCGCGAAGCCGCCGTACGGGCCCAagggcgaggcggcgctcgTCCCGCCCAACGGCGACGTCGGGGCGGACGGCGTGGTGGCgacgctcgccggcgtgctggCCGGCGCCGTGACCAACCCGTTCGGCGACGGCTACTACCTCGGCGACAAGGACGCGGCGCTCGAGGCGTGCTCGGCGTGCGCCGGCGCGTACGGGAGCGACTCGTACCCCGGGTACGCCGGGAAGGTGCTCGTCGACGAGACGACCGGTGGCAGCTACAACGCCGTCGGCGCCCATGGCCGGAAGTACCTTCTCCCCGCCGTGTACGATCCGGCGACATCCCGTTGCACCACGTTGGTGTAG
- the LOC107281245 gene encoding linamarin synthase 2 produces the protein MAPAPATLPNAAARRPHALLVPFPSSGFINPMFHFARLLRSAGFVVTFVNTERNHALMLSRGRKRDGDGIRYEAIPDGLSPPERGAQDDYGFGLLHAVRANGPGHLRELIARLNTGRGGGAGDSPPPPVTCVVASELMSFALDVAAELGVAAYMLWGTSACGLAVRELRRRGYVPLKGNK, from the coding sequence ATGGCGCCAGCGCCGGCGACGTTGCccaacgcggcggcgaggcggcctcACGCGCTGCTCGTCCCGTTCCCGTCCTCCGGCTTCATAAACCCCATGTTCCACTTCGCGCGGCTGCTGCGCTCGGCCGGCTTCGTGGTCACCTTCGTGAACACCGAGCGCAACCACGCGCTCATGCTGTCGCGGGGGCGcaagcgcgacggcgacggcatccgGTACGAGGCGATCCCGGACGGCCTCTCGCCGCCGGAGCGCGGCGCGCAGGACGACTACGGCTTCGGCCTCCTGCACGCCGTGCGCGCCAACGGCCCGGGGCACCTCAGGGAGCTCATCGCGCGCCTCAacaccggccgcggcggcggcgccggtgactcgccgccgccgcccgtcacgTGCGTGGTGGCGTCCGAGCTGATGAGCTTCGCGCTCGACGTGGCCGCCGAGCTGGGCGTCGCCGCCTACATGCTGTGGGGCACCAGCGCGTGCGGCCTCGCCGTGCGCGAGCTCAGGCGCAGAGGCTACGTACCACTCAAAGGTAACAAGTAA
- the LOC4340516 gene encoding (R)-mandelonitrile beta-glucosyltransferase encodes MCDSPSSSSCSSLSLALAMGERMRRAAHAMLFPFPCSGHINPTLKLAELLHSRGVHVTFVNTEHNHERLLRRRGGGGALRGREGFRFEAVPDGLRDDERAAPDSTVRLYLSLRRSCGAPLVEVARRVASGGGVPPVTCVVLSGLVSFALDVAEELGVPAFVLWGTSACGFACTLRLRQLRQRGYTPLKDESYLTNGYLDTPIDWIAGVPTVRLGDVSSFVRTLDPTSFALRVEEDEANSCARAQGLILNTFDDLESDVLDALRDEFPRVYTVGPLAADRANGGLSLWEEDAACMAWLDAQPAGSVLYVSFGSLTVMSPEELAELAWGLADTRRTFLWVIRPGLIAGAGAGDHDVVTNALPDGFVAETKGRCFIAEWCAQEEVLRHRAVGGFLTHSGWNSTTESICAGVPMICWPGFADQYINSRYVRDEWGIGLRLDEELRREQVAAHVEKLMGGGGGGGDRGKEMRRNAARWKAAAEAATAKGGSSYGGLDKLVEQLRLGQ; translated from the exons ATGTGCGACTCCCCCTCGTCCTCGTCgtgttcgtcgttgtcgttggcGTTGGCCATGGGAGAGAGGATGAGGAGGGCGGCGCACGCGATGCTGTTCCCGTTCCCGTGCTCGGGGCACATCAACCCGACGCTGAAGCTGGCCGAGCTGCTGCACTCGCGCGGGGTGCACGTCACGTTCGTCAACACGGAGCACAACCACGAGCgcctgctgcggcggcgcggcggcggcggggcgctgcGCGGGCGGGAGGGGTTCCGGTTCGAGGCGGTGCCCGACGggctgcgcgacgacgagcGCGCCGCGCCGGACAGCACGGTGAGGCTGTACCTGTCGCTGCGGAGGAGCTGCGGCGCGCCGCTGGTGGAGGTCGCGAGGagggtggcgagcggcggcggcgtgccgcccGTGACCTGCGTCGTGCTCAGTGGCCTCGTCAGCTTCGCGCTCGACGTCGCGGAGGAGCTCGGCGTGCCGGCGTTCGTGCTCTGGGGCACCAGCGCCTGCGGCTTCGCGTGCACGCTCCGGCTTCGCCAGCTCCGGCAGAGAGGGTACACGCCGCTCAAAG ACGAGAGCTACCTGACGAACGGTTACCTGGACACGCCGATCGACTGGATCGCCGGCGTGCCGACGGTGCGTCTCGGCGACGTCTCCAGCTTCGTCCGCACGCTCGACCCGACCAGCTTCGCGCTGCGcgtggaggaggacgaggcgaACAGCTGTGCCAGGGCGCAGGGCCTCATCCTCAACACGTTCGACGACCTCGAGTCCGACGTGCTCGACGCGCTCAGGGACGAGTTCCCGCGCGTGTACACCGTCGggcccctcgccgccgaccgcgcGAACGGCGGACTGAGCCTGtgggaggaggacgcggcgtGCATGGCGTGGCTCGATGCGCAGCCGGCCGGGTCGGTGCTGTACGTCAGCTTCGGGAGCCTGACCGTGATGTCGCCGGAGGAGCTCGCCGAGCTCGCGTGGGGCCTCGCCGACACCCGCCGCACCTTCCTCTGGGTCATCCGCCCAGgcctcatcgccggcgccggcgccggcgaccacgACGTCGTGACCAACGCGTTGCCAGATGGGTTCGTCGCGGAGACGAAGGGCCGGTGCTTCATCGCCGAGTGGTGCGCGCAGGAGGAGGTGCTCCGGCACCGCGCCGTCGGCGGGTTCCTCACGCACAGCGGGTGGAACTCGACGACGGAGAGCATCTGCGCCGGCGTGCCGATGATCTGCTGGCCGGGGTTCGCCGACCAGTACATCAACTCGCGGTACGTGCGCGACGAGTGGGGCATCGGGCTCCGCCTCGACGAGGAGCTCCGCCGCGAGCAGGTCGCCGCCCACGTCGAGAAGCtcatgggaggcggcggcggcggcggcgacaggggcAAGGAAATGAGGCGCAACGCCGCCaggtggaaggcggcggcggaggcggcgacggcgaagggcggCTCGTCGTACGGCGGCCTCGACAAGCTGGTCGAGCAGCTGCGGCTGGGTCAGTGA